The following coding sequences lie in one Rutidosis leptorrhynchoides isolate AG116_Rl617_1_P2 chromosome 4, CSIRO_AGI_Rlap_v1, whole genome shotgun sequence genomic window:
- the LOC139904349 gene encoding cytokinin dehydrogenase 2-like gives MAYNFLLFFLVFIITPVSSGRPLLNTSLPSLPFQFPETNNLCKDTYCIKTASTDYGRLVQEIPFGVLQPSSVSDIVKLVKSSYDSPIPFTIATRGNGHSVRGQAMAKDGVVIDMAALRTVNVINGIRVNGNSSSGFYADVGGEQLWIDVLQTSLLHGLAPVSWTDYLYLTVGGTLSNAGISGQTSFHGPQISNVLEMDVITGKGELVTCSKDINPDLFYAVLGGLGQFGIITRARIVLNKAPTRVKWFQIIYEDFSKFTKDQEHLISINGFDYVEGSLITKQSPAGNFFSPADASMINSLASNKGILYSLEAVKYYDDQSLNTIDEVLQTIFNELSFNSGFVFSKDAPIVDFLNRVRGEEVYLESLGLWDVPHPWLVLLVPKSRIMDFNQAVLVNIIQKQSLSAGPFIVYPFNRNKWDERMSVVIPEDEEDMFYVVNLLNSAGGTVDPAVIDKQNDDILQYCQQNGINVKEYLPHYTKKEEWIKHFGKKWNVFKQRKYQFDPKMILSPGHRIFNFE, from the exons ATGGCATATAACTTTCTTCTATTTTTCTTAGTTTTCATAATTACACCAGTTTCATCAGGAAGACCGTTACTAAACACTTCATTACCATCACTTCCATTTCAATTCCCAGAAACTAATAATCTATGTAAAGATACCTATTGCATCAAAACAGCCTCTACCGATTACGGTAGACTCGTTCAAGAGATCCCTTTCGGTGTTCTTCAACCATCGTCGGTTTCGGATATTGTCAAACTTGTAAAATCATCTTACGACTCTCCTATTCCGTTCACTATTGCCACCCGTGGAAATGGCCATTCGGTTAGGGGACAAGCTATGGCTAAAGATGGAGTGGTGATCGATATGGCAGCTTTAAGGACTGTCAATGTAATAAATGGAATTAGGGTTAATGGGAACTCTTCTTCAGGGTTTTATGCAGATGTTGGGGGTGAGCAACTATGGATCGATGTGTTGCAAACCTCACTTCTGCATGGACTTGCACCCGTATCGTGGACAGATTACTTGTACCTTACCGTTGGTGGTACACTCAGTAATGCTGGAATTAGTGGACAAACATCTTTTCATGGTCCTCAGATTAGCAATGTTCTTGAAATGGATGTCATTACTG gaAAAGGAGAATTGGTGACTTGTTCCAAGGACATTAACCCTGATCTGTTTTATGCTGTTCTTGGAGGTCTTGGACAGTTTGGGATCATAACTAGGGCAAGAATTGTTCTAAATAAAGCACCAACTAGA GTGAAATGGTTTCAAATAATTTATGAAGATTTTTCCAAATTTACGAAGGACCAAGAGCATTTGATCTCAATTAATGGGTTTGATTATGTGGAAGGCTCTTTGATAACAAAACAAAGTCCAGCAGGCAACTTTTTCTCACCAGCTGATGCATCCATGATAAATTCATTAGCATCTAACAAAGGAATTTTATACAGCTTAGAAGCAGTCAAATACTACGATGATCAAAGCCTAAACACCATTGATGAG GTGCTTCAAACGATATTTAATGAGTTGAGTTTCAACTCTGGATTCGTTTTCAGTAAAGATGCACCGATAGTTGATTTTTTGAATCGAGTAAGAGGTGAGGAAGTATATCTAGAATCGTTAGGATTATGGGATGTTCCTCATCCATGGTTAGTTCTCCTTGTGCCAAAATCTCGAATTATGGATTTCAATCAAGCTGTTCTTGTCAACATTATCCAAAAACAAAGTTTGAGTGCAGGACCATTCATTGTCTACCCATTCAACCGAAACAA ATGGGATGAACGAATGTCGGTAGTTATACCAGAGGATGAAGAAGATATGTTTTACGTGGTGAACTTATTAAACTCAGCTGGTGGCACTGTTGATCCTGCAGTAATTGACAAGCAAAACGACGATATTTTACAATATTGTCAACAAAATGGGATCAATGTCAAGGAATATCTACCACATTACACAAAAAAAGAagaatggattaagcattttggcAAGAAATGGAACGTCTTTAAACAGAGGAAATATCAGTTTGATCCAAAAATGATACTGTCTCCTGGACATAGAATTTTTAATTTCGAGTAA